In Anthocerotibacter panamensis C109, the sequence GGGCTGTCTTTAAAGAGCGTGAGGATGAGCTTGCCTTCCCAGTCTGGGATATATAGTGTCAGCCCCGGCCTATAGGGCCGTCCCGCCTTCTGGAAGCGCTCTTTCATCAGTACATCCGCCGCCGCCACTTTGTCGAGAATAATATGGGTCGCAAGACCCCGGGCAAAGTTGGGAATTCCCTTGAGATCCATCACAGAGATAACCGCAACATTGCGGTCCTCACTCAAAGTAAAAGCTAGATCCTGGCCCATGACCCGAGCGTTGTCGGCGTTGTCGCGGTTGGCGACAATGAGTGCAGTCCAGCGCCCTTCCAATTGCCCCAGGGTCACGGGTTTTCCGGCGAGGTCCACTGCGGGCGTGCTCACCAAGGGGGACTGAGCCGCTACAGACAGCGCCAGTTTCCCCAAGAGAACTGTCAGGAGGACAGACAAGAAGGTACGGATTAATTTCATTACAGCTCATCTCCAGCCCTTAACTCAGAATACGCACTTCGCTGGCACGTTTTAGCAATTCGCGAGCACTATTCCAGAAGTCTGACTTATTTGGGAAACGGTTGTTCCCTGAGGGGCTGTGGTGGTCGCCAGCCATTAGCGAAGTGGACCCACTGCGTGACGCTGAGGGCTTCGGCGCGGCTGTCGAGACGCTCCCCTAAGTTGGTGAGGAGCTGTTCGATATAAGTGGGCGGGGCCAGCGGCTTGAGCGTGTTGCGCAGCATCTTACGGCGCATACTAAAGCCCTGTCGCACCAGCCGCTCCAAGAGGACCGGGTTCTCGGCGGCGGGGACGAAGGGGCGGGGTGTGAGCGCGACAATAGCCGAGTCCACCTTGGGCCGGGGATAAAAGGCTCGCGGGCCTACCACCGCCACCAATTCCACCTGCGCGAGGTATTGGATATGGACGGACATCGACCCATAAGCCCCACCCCCCGGTGAAGCTGCAAGACGCTCGGCGATTTCCCTTTGGACCAGCAGAACCACGCGCCGAAATTGGGTGATGGGCGCGTGGGGAGAGCCTAGGAGTTTTTCGAGGATCAGCCCGGTGATGTAGTAAGGAATATTGGCTACGACCACGGTGGGCAGGGGGGGCAGGGGTTCGGCTAGCACATCCCCGAAGTGGACTGTGAAGGGACGATTTTGGAAACGCTTGGCGAGGGGTGCCGCTAGGGTCCGGTCAATCTCGATGGCCTCCACGCGTCCGGCTGCCTTCAGTAATAGTTCCGTCAGATTTCCCGTCCCCGGCCCAATCTCCAGGACAGTGTCCTCTTTGGTGAGCGCGGCTACTTGGACGATTTGCGTCAGCACACCTTGGTCTCTCAGCCAGTACTGAGCGTAGCGCTTCTTGGGATAGCGGGCCTGTTCTCCAGGTACCAGGAGGTGGTCGATTTCAGCCATCACTCGGGGCGCAGAGTGGGAAAGGGGATCACATCGCGGATGCTCGGGCTGTCGGTGAGGAGCATCACCAAGCGGTCAATGCCCATGCCCATGCCTCCTGTGGGGGGGAGTCCGTGCTCGATGGCGGTGAGGAAGTCCTCATCCAAGGGGTGGGCCTCTTCGTCGCCCGCGTCGCGCTGACGGGCTTGTTCCTCGAAGCGGGCACGCTGGTCTATAGGGTCATTGAGTTCCGTGAAACTGTTGGCGGTCTCCCGTCCTACGATGTAAAGTTCAAAGCGCTCGACGAGGCCAGGAAAACGGGGATCGCGGTGCTTTTTCGCTAGCGGGGAGTTCTCGACCGGGAAATCGAGGACGAAGGTTGGTTGGATCAGCGTGGTTTCGACGTTCTGCTCAAACAGCTCGACTAAGAGCAATCCGGCGGAATCCCCCGGCTTGAGCTTGTGAAACTCTTTGGAATATTCCATTCCCGCTGCTTTCAGCATTTTGCCGATTGCTGCGATGTCCCCGTCTGAAAGGTGCCGGGGGAATAGATGGAGGTCAATCCCGGTCCCTTCCCGGACTAGCTCATGCATCGTCGCTCTGCGGAAGGGGCGGGCTACATCTACTTCGTGACCCTGATAAGGGAGGAGTGTCCTGCCACAGACCTCCTGAGCACAGGTGCGTACCAGCGTCTCGGTCAGGTCCATCATGTCGAAGTAGTCCGCGTAGGCTTGATAGACCTCCAGCGACGTAAATTCGGGATTGTGGCGCGTCGAGATGCCCTCATTGCGGAAGATCCGTCCAATCTCGTAGACCCGTTCCAGCCCGCCGACCACCAGACGCTTCAGGTGCAGTTCGGTGGCGATGCGCAGGTAGAGCTGGAGATCCAGGGCTTTGTGGTAGGTGACAAAGGGCTGGGCTGCCGCCCCGCCTGCCTGTGTGTGCAGCACGGGCGTATCGATCTCCAGGAAATCTTGCGCATCTAGGACATGGCGCAGGGTACGGATCGTAAGTGCCCGCTTGCGAAAGGTATCGCGCACCTCAGGATTGACGATGAGGTCCACATAGCGCTGACGGTAGCGCTTCTCGACGTCGGTGAGTCCCTTATGTTTTTCGGGCAAGGGCAAGAAGGTCTTAGTCAGGAGGATATAAGAAGTGATATAGACCGAGAGTTCACCTTTTTGGGTGCGGTAGAGCGTGCCCTCGACACCCAGGATATCTCCTGCGTCTGTGAGTTTATCCAACTGTTTAAAAGCTTCTGCTCCCATATGATCTGTGATCCGGGATTTTTCGCAGTAAAGCTGGATCTGCCCTGAAGCATCCTGGAGCGTGAGAAACGCAAGCTTCCCCATCACCCGGCGCAGCATGATACGACCTGCCACCTGGACTACTTCCATGGCTTCCTGCTCATGGGGTAGATTTTTATAATGCTCCTGCAAAGCTTGCGCGGAGTGGGTCGGCTTAAAGCTATGGGGATAGATCGGTAAACCCAGGGTCTTCATCTGGTCTAGCTTGCCGATCCGGGCAGCACGAATATCTTCTTCGCTCATGGTCTGTAGTTGGGTAACACCTCAGCCTACCATACCCCTCTGAGTGCCTCTGCTCGTAGGCTCAAGGCTAGTATCAGTTCATCGGTGCCAAGGGACGCTCAACGCCCGACCATTATCCTTCACGCCCAGATTCAAGAGATAGGGAACCGCCTTTTTGCTCCACTGGTTGGCGGTCCAATAACCCGCAGCCTCCTCTCCGAAGCAACTCCTGAGCATCTCGGTATCAATGATGCCGGGATTTAGAGCAATGACCGCGAGACCTTTAGGCAATTCCTGCGCTAAGGCTTGGGTCAGCCCTTCAATGGCCCACTTGGAAGCACAGTAGGGCGCGACTTCCGGGGAGGTAGAGCGCCCCCAGCCGGAACTAAAGTTCACGATGACCCCCGCGCCCCTAGCGAGCATGGCGGGCAGGAAATGGCGGATGACGTTAGCCGTGCCCTTGATATTCACATCAATTACCTGGTCAAACTCCGCCACGGGGACTTCCCAAAGCGGAGCATTGCGGTTAATCACGCCCGCATTGTTGATGAGCAGATCCGGGGGACCATATTCCGCCACTAGGGTGTGGCTCCAAGCCTGAACTTGAGCATCCTCTGCCACATCCACCGTATCCAAGCGATGAGGAGCCCCTAAGCAACGAGCGCGGTCTGCTACCCGACTACACCCCATCACCATATGCCCGTGTTGGGCGAATTCCTCAGCCATTGCCCGTCCTAGTCCCCGGCTCACACCCGTGATTACGATTCGTCGTGGGTGGGTCATTGAGAGGAAACTCCCTACGTCTACTTGTCATCATTTTCGCCGATAGAAATAAAACGTTCTATAGCAAGCCTAACTAGTTTATGAAACGCCACCCAATAGCTGCTATTAGCCTATGGTGTGCTGTCGCTATGGGGTAGGGGAGCAAGAACAAAATTGGCTCCCGACAGGTACTTGCTGGGTAGGGCGGGGGGCTTTTACAGCTCAAGCCGAGCGATTTATCACCTTGATGTTGCGCGAACCTTTCGACTATACGCACTGGCAGCAACAGCTCTGGGCCGGTAGGAGTGTAGACAAACTGAGCAAGCTATACTCATGAATCCGACGCCCTAACCTGTGACAACCGACACCCTGCTCTAGCTCGAACCAATGATTCTATAGATCCACTAAGTCAGACTCCCACCCAACTAAATTGGAAACCAAAGAGCTTGGGCGCAACGATTTCGCAGTGGAGCCGCGAAATTAAACGTTCCGGGCTAAAAATTACGCTACTTTTATTTCTGTTTGCGTAAAAACCGCTCTGTTTGCGCTATCTCTCGCTCCCGCTCTGCCCGAAACAGAACCACCATGGTCACCACCAAGACGACATGCAGGAGTGCCATAAAAAAGCTGTTTACCCAGAGGTCATAGTTTCCTTTGGCGAGTCCTCCCAAGGTCCGGCTGAGGAAAACTAGCGTCCCAATCACCCCACTTCCGGCGAAACATAGATACAAAAACAAACGCAGGCTGCGATAGGGGGAGGACAGGGCTGCCCTCATCTCAGCCCGTTTGGTCGCTTTACGTTCAGGCGTCCAGGAATCCATAGCCCCTCCTTATGGTGAAGAAATCATCCGGCTCATCTTTTCCAGGTCTAGCACCTTAGACAGGGTTTCCTCATCTAGATAGCCGCGCGCTCGAATAATCTCGACTAAAGAACGCCCTGTCTCCTGAGATTCCTTGGCGACTTCTGCACACCTCAGATAGCCCAAATAAGGATTGAGTACGGTGACCAAAGCTAGGGATCGTTCAGCAAAAGCCCGACAGATGGTCGGGTTGGCTGTAATACCCTCAATGCAGTGCGTGCGGAAGGTGCGTACCGCATTGGTCATCACTTCTAAACTCTCCAGCAGGTTGTAGGCAATGAGGGGCATCATCACGTTGAGTTCGAGTTGCCCCGCCTGAGCACACAACAAAATCGACGTATCGTAGCCCATCACCTGATAGCAGACCATGTTGAGCATCTCCGGGATGACCGGGTTGTACTTGTTGGGCATGATGGAGGAGCCCGGTTGTACGGGAGGAAGCTGGATCTCAGCCAATCCCGTGTTGGGGCCGGAACTTAGTAATCGCAGGTCGTTGGCGAGCTTGGTCAGGTCCTGAGCCAGGTTGCGCAGTGCTCCCGAGACCCGGACAAAAGGGGCCATGCTCTGCATCGCTGCCATCGGATTGCGAGCAGGCCAAAGCGAGAAGCCAGTCAACTCCGACAAAACGCCTACCACTTGTTCCCGAAACTGTGGATGGGTGTTGAGCCCGGTCCCAGCAGCGCTTCCGCCGATGCCCAACTTCTTGAGGTCTCCTTGGACGGTGTAGAGCCGGTGATGGTGCTCCTGAACAATCTCCGCCCAAGCTTGGAAACTATCTCCAAGGCGCACGGGCACTGCATCCTGGAGATGGGTCCGCCCCGATTTGAGGACTTCTGCAAATTCTTCGCCCTTCTGGTAGAGGGCTTCCGCCAAATATTCCACCTGAGGCAGGAAGTCGCGCAACAGCGAAAGGGCCGCAAGCCGGATGGCGGTGGGGATGACGTCGTTGGTGGATTGGCCGTAGTTGACGTGGTCATTAGGGCTGAGGGTTTTGTAGTCTCCCTTTGCATGTCCTAGGATCTCCAGCGCACGGTTAGCCAGAACCTCGTTGACATTCATATGGTGGGAAGTGCCCGCACCCGCCTGATAGACATCGACCACAAACTGCTCGGACCACTGACCTAGCATCACTTCTCGTGCCGCCTGCTCAATGGCTGGCCCTAAGGCTGGGGGAATGCAGCCCAATTCAGTATTGACTATGGCTGCCGCCCGCTTGATCAGGGCACAGGCATAGGTATAGGCCGGGTGAGGCCGGTGGCCGCTGATGGCGAAGTTCTCGGTGGCACGCAGAGTCTGGATACCGTAGTAGACCTCATCCGGTAACTCCCGCTCCCCCATGGAATCCCGCTCAATGCGCATACTGTCTCCCTTTGCTGTTACCCGTTCCGCTTACGGACATGCTCCCACAGCAAGCATAACCCTATTGCGGTCCTGGAAGGCCGGGGCCATCCGGTTCTCGCCCCGGCTGAGCGATGAAACCATCCCCCTATTGAACAGGACCGGGCGTAAACTCCTGACCCCTCAAGAATCTAGTCCCCCGTTCTTGAGAAGAGCAGGGGACTGTTGTTAAGTATTGGGTTGGCCGGAGGGCTAGTCGTAGGTGTTACCGCCGGTAAATTTGACGGAGATTGGGCTCGGGTTATTCCCAATCTTGCGTGGGACATAGCCCACCACTTCCCGACCAGGATTGGCTTTCTCGGAAGGAACGCCATCTTTGGGATAGATCAAGGTCTGTTCGCCATTCGGCAGAACGCGATAGATCTTGCTGTCACGGATCTTAAACTTGGCTACCAGTTGGCGGTGCAGGGCATGGCACTGCTCTTTGCGAGCCAGATAGAGACCATTGACCCCGGCGACCATGGTCGCAGCTCCCCCAGTGGGCATTTCGAAAACCTGTTCTTCTTTGCTGCCCCAGGTGATGAGGTATTTCTCCTCCACCAGCGCTTTGCGCAGTAACCCGCCTGTACTACCCCCAAAAATGGGCGAACTGGCCCCCGGTGGCAAGCTGTTTGCCTGTGTCATGAACCCATACCTCGCAGATTCTACAGACTATAGTACTGGCCTGTTGTCGCTTTATCGCAGGCTTTACTTAAAGTTAGTTTGCGAATCTTTGCGAAAGATGCAACAGATGCTCTGATGGGGATCGTGAGGGGATCAGTAGCCCAGATCGAGCAGAGCATTGATCTGACGGGCACACTCGGCGTTGACGCAGTCGAGGTCTTCGCGCCGGGTCGAGGGCGGAGGCGCGATGGGTGCACCGAAGCGTACTGCCACGCGAGCAGGGCGCGGTAGGATGGCTCCTCTGGGGAGAATTCGGTCACTTCCCCAAATGCTGACAGGCACCAGCGGTACGCCCGTGCGGGCAGCGACTAGGACCGCTCCGGGTTGAGGTTGGGTGACCCGACCATCGGCGGTGCGTGTCCCCTGAATAAAGAGTCCGACCACCCACTGAGCCGCCAAAGCCTCACTAGCCGCTCGCAGGGCAGCACGGTCAGCAGTCCCGCGCTTGACCGGGAAGGCTCCGAATAGACGAATGAGCATGTTTAGTCCCGGCACCCGAAAGAGTTCTTCCTTAGCCATAAAAGCGGTGGGACGACCAATGCAGTTGGCGACGAGGAGGGGGTCCAGATTACTGGCGTGGTTGGAGACGGCAATAAAGGGCGTCGTGGGAATAAACGATTGACCGTAGATGCGCAGGCGGAAGCACAGGTGAAGGCTGGGGCTGATCACCAACCACTTAAACCCGTTATAGACAGAGAGGTTCTGCTGGGCCACAGGATAGGACATGGACTTATTGTATCGTCCGGGAAGTGAGGGCCTGAACTACATTAATAGATGGGCTAGCGTGTGCAGCCGAGTCCGAGGAGTGTAGGGCAATGACAGCGATCCCTAATTTCAGTACCCGACCCACGGGCAACCGCCGCCTGCGGGCGGGGGCTGTCCTCCTAGGCGAATGGAGCGCTATCTACCTTATGCACCAATGGTCGGGGGGGGTCTGGCTCGCTGGGGGGCTGACCCTGGCGATGCTGGCTCATATTGTCCGCCTCTGGACGCGCACCCAACCCATTCCTCCGCAGCCGATTTCCCTGACAGAAGGGCTACCCACGGTCTCGGTCCTAGTACCCTGTCGCAACGAAGCGCTAGTGGTTCGCGAGCTAGTAGCCAACCTCTACCAACTCGACTATCCCCAGGAACGGTTGGAGGTCTGGATCGCTGATGACCGCAGTACCGATGGCACCGGGGCGATTCTAAGCGAACTCCAAGCGCACTATCCGAGCCTCAAGGTCTACAGCCGCCCCACCACGGCCCGAGCAGGGAAGTCTGCTGTGCTCAACGAGCTTTTCCAGCGGGCGACCGGGGAGATGATCGTGGTCTTTGATGCCGATGGTCAGGTCGA encodes:
- the rsmA gene encoding 16S rRNA (adenine(1518)-N(6)/adenine(1519)-N(6))-dimethyltransferase RsmA; this encodes MAEIDHLLVPGEQARYPKKRYAQYWLRDQGVLTQIVQVAALTKEDTVLEIGPGTGNLTELLLKAAGRVEAIEIDRTLAAPLAKRFQNRPFTVHFGDVLAEPLPPLPTVVVANIPYYITGLILEKLLGSPHAPITQFRRVVLLVQREIAERLAASPGGGAYGSMSVHIQYLAQVELVAVVGPRAFYPRPKVDSAIVALTPRPFVPAAENPVLLERLVRQGFSMRRKMLRNTLKPLAPPTYIEQLLTNLGERLDSRAEALSVTQWVHFANGWRPPQPLREQPFPK
- the lysS gene encoding lysine--tRNA ligase codes for the protein MSEEDIRAARIGKLDQMKTLGLPIYPHSFKPTHSAQALQEHYKNLPHEQEAMEVVQVAGRIMLRRVMGKLAFLTLQDASGQIQLYCEKSRITDHMGAEAFKQLDKLTDAGDILGVEGTLYRTQKGELSVYITSYILLTKTFLPLPEKHKGLTDVEKRYRQRYVDLIVNPEVRDTFRKRALTIRTLRHVLDAQDFLEIDTPVLHTQAGGAAAQPFVTYHKALDLQLYLRIATELHLKRLVVGGLERVYEIGRIFRNEGISTRHNPEFTSLEVYQAYADYFDMMDLTETLVRTCAQEVCGRTLLPYQGHEVDVARPFRRATMHELVREGTGIDLHLFPRHLSDGDIAAIGKMLKAAGMEYSKEFHKLKPGDSAGLLLVELFEQNVETTLIQPTFVLDFPVENSPLAKKHRDPRFPGLVERFELYIVGRETANSFTELNDPIDQRARFEEQARQRDAGDEEAHPLDEDFLTAIEHGLPPTGGMGMGIDRLVMLLTDSPSIRDVIPFPTLRPE
- a CDS encoding SDR family oxidoreductase translates to MTHPRRIVITGVSRGLGRAMAEEFAQHGHMVMGCSRVADRARCLGAPHRLDTVDVAEDAQVQAWSHTLVAEYGPPDLLINNAGVINRNAPLWEVPVAEFDQVIDVNIKGTANVIRHFLPAMLARGAGVIVNFSSGWGRSTSPEVAPYCASKWAIEGLTQALAQELPKGLAVIALNPGIIDTEMLRSCFGEEAAGYWTANQWSKKAVPYLLNLGVKDNGRALSVPWHR
- a CDS encoding photosystem II assembly family protein, giving the protein MDSWTPERKATKRAEMRAALSSPYRSLRLFLYLCFAGSGVIGTLVFLSRTLGGLAKGNYDLWVNSFFMALLHVVLVVTMVVLFRAEREREIAQTERFLRKQK
- a CDS encoding aspartate ammonia-lyase, translated to MRIERDSMGERELPDEVYYGIQTLRATENFAISGHRPHPAYTYACALIKRAAAIVNTELGCIPPALGPAIEQAAREVMLGQWSEQFVVDVYQAGAGTSHHMNVNEVLANRALEILGHAKGDYKTLSPNDHVNYGQSTNDVIPTAIRLAALSLLRDFLPQVEYLAEALYQKGEEFAEVLKSGRTHLQDAVPVRLGDSFQAWAEIVQEHHHRLYTVQGDLKKLGIGGSAAGTGLNTHPQFREQVVGVLSELTGFSLWPARNPMAAMQSMAPFVRVSGALRNLAQDLTKLANDLRLLSSGPNTGLAEIQLPPVQPGSSIMPNKYNPVIPEMLNMVCYQVMGYDTSILLCAQAGQLELNVMMPLIAYNLLESLEVMTNAVRTFRTHCIEGITANPTICRAFAERSLALVTVLNPYLGYLRCAEVAKESQETGRSLVEIIRARGYLDEETLSKVLDLEKMSRMISSP
- a CDS encoding photosystem I reaction center subunit II PsaD, with the translated sequence MTQANSLPPGASSPIFGGSTGGLLRKALVEEKYLITWGSKEEQVFEMPTGGAATMVAGVNGLYLARKEQCHALHRQLVAKFKIRDSKIYRVLPNGEQTLIYPKDGVPSEKANPGREVVGYVPRKIGNNPSPISVKFTGGNTYD
- a CDS encoding lysophospholipid acyltransferase family protein, whose protein sequence is MSYPVAQQNLSVYNGFKWLVISPSLHLCFRLRIYGQSFIPTTPFIAVSNHASNLDPLLVANCIGRPTAFMAKEELFRVPGLNMLIRLFGAFPVKRGTADRAALRAASEALAAQWVVGLFIQGTRTADGRVTQPQPGAVLVAARTGVPLVPVSIWGSDRILPRGAILPRPARVAVRFGAPIAPPPSTRREDLDCVNAECARQINALLDLGY